One segment of Rhipicephalus sanguineus isolate Rsan-2018 chromosome 6, BIME_Rsan_1.4, whole genome shotgun sequence DNA contains the following:
- the LOC119396729 gene encoding zinc finger protein 706, with protein sequence MARGQQKIQSQQKAQKKQEQLKKQQNRDQKGAAAKALTHTCTVCKAQMPDPKTYKQHFENKHPKNDLPEDLLSV encoded by the exons ATGGCACGCGGACAGCAGAAAATTCAGTCGCAGCAGAAGGCACAGAAGAAGCAGGAGCAGCTGAAGAAGCAGCAGAATCGTGACCAGAAGGGGGCTGCTGCCAAGGCTCTAACACACACATGCACTGTGTGCAAG GCTCAGATGCCAGATCCAAAAACCTACAAGCAGCACTTCGAAAACAAGCACCCCAAAAATGACTTGCCGGAGGACCTGTTGAGCGTCTAA